In the Sphingobacterium sp. PCS056 genome, TCGCCATTCACGTGGATATGAAGACCGATCCAGTTAATGGAGTTAATAACCTTTGCAAAATATTCGGGATAACCATTTTTCCACCAGCCTACACGAGTTTTGTCAGGATAGTAAACTCCTGCTAAATATGATCCAGACAATGATTTGCCACTATAATCTTCTTCAAAATTTGCTCTTTGTCCCATTCTACCATTTCCGATAGAAAATAAACTTTCCGAGACTTCATTATACGCAGGGTGAAACCCCTCTTCTATGATATTCCACTCATCGTGGACAATGTAATTCTTCATTGCAAAATCAACTAATTAATTTAAAACTTTCTCCAAACTGTTGATGGACAAATCTGTTCCATTCAAATTGGAACCGATGCCAATCACACCCATCCCTGCTGCCCTAGCAGCATCTACACCTGCCTGCGCATCTTCAAATACCAGACATGATCCAGGAAGCAATTGTAGGTCTCGTGCAGCCTTTAAGAACACCTCTGGATGTGGCTTAGAAAGACTGACACTATTACCATCTACAAGAACATCAAAAAAGGAAATCATACCCGTTTTCTCCAAGATAAGCGGTGCATTCTTGCTCGCAGATCCTAATGCTATACGATAATCATTTTGCTTTAACCAATGCAGCAATTCCATTGATCCTGGTAAAACTTCATCTGCTCGCATCTCTCGAACTAATTCCAAATACCACCGATTTTTACGTTCTGCCATGTCTAATTTTTCACGATCAGCAGCATCGACGCCAGCCCATTTTAAAATTTTTTCCAGCGAAGCGATCCGACTTACGCCCTTTAATTGTTCATTTTCAATCTCTGTAAAGTCAAATCCCAATTCATGGGCAAGCCTTTTCCAAGCTTGAAAATGGAATACCGCAGTATCAACCAAAACACCGTCGAGATCAAAAATTACTCCTTTTACACGCTTCAAAAGATCCAATGCACTTTTCATTTTTCTATTTTTTTAATTCAAACACGACCGTTTGATGAGGTTTTAATGTGATTTCTAGTGGTATATCTTGCTCTACCCCTTTTAAGATATTGTTCATTCGTGTTGCACCTCTCAGACTCTCTCTAAATCGAGCTAAAGGCAACTTGACTTCCTTATCATTGCAATTCATAAAAATGGAGACAACTTGAGTTTCATTAGACCTGAAATACGCATATACGTTATGCTCAGGTACATAATGCTGAGTAGCTCCATACTGCAATACGGCATTATTCTTACGATAATTCGCTAACTTTTTAATATGATCGAACAGTTCATTTTCTGCATCAGATCGGCCTGAAGCATTAAATTTATTAACAGTATCCCCCACAAATCCACCTTTAAAATCTTCCCGAAGCAATCCATCTGGCTTATTGAAATTCTTCATCAATACTTCTGCACCATAATACATCTGTGGTATACCACGAGATGTCAGCAACCAAGAGAATGCAGATTTATATTTCTCTATGTCCTCTCCAACCACAGAGAAAAAACGATCCTTATCATGATTATCCAAGAAAATCACATTAGCTAATGGATTAGGATATTGATAATCCGAACCTAATGTTGCGTACAATCTATTGGCACCATCTTTTTCATTATTCAAAGCTTCTCCAATAGCATAATTCATTTGAAAATCAGTGACACCATCAAGTTTTG is a window encoding:
- the pgmB gene encoding beta-phosphoglucomutase, encoding MKSALDLLKRVKGVIFDLDGVLVDTAVFHFQAWKRLAHELGFDFTEIENEQLKGVSRIASLEKILKWAGVDAADREKLDMAERKNRWYLELVREMRADEVLPGSMELLHWLKQNDYRIALGSASKNAPLILEKTGMISFFDVLVDGNSVSLSKPHPEVFLKAARDLQLLPGSCLVFEDAQAGVDAARAAGMGVIGIGSNLNGTDLSINSLEKVLN